TAGTGGTCTTGAGGAGGCTTGTAGGTAGCTGTCTTGAGAATATGTTGATTGGTTAATGTTGTTTGTGTGATGAATGGAAGGATTACGGTTAcaaaatggagagaaagttggaaaattttggaggtTGAGCTGGCCGAAAAATTCTGTCCATGttgttcaatttttattttcaaattttgatgcttgaatgactgtgaaattgatgaatatgtGTTGTATATTGTGTTTACAAAATGCCTTCCAAAAATCGTTTCATTTTTGTtgcacaaaacttgagttttggcaaggttcaaatctggaaaaacgtATAGCAGGGGTTCTCGGACAGTGATCTTTGTTTGAACGTAACTCTTTGtaccaaaaatagaaaattgagtgccgtttgtggcattcaaaactagccattcatagctttccaatggtataaaaatctCCTGGTGGTTCATTTTGAGTGAACCGCAGTGAGTCGGCAAAGTTGGCTGTTCTGTTTGACTGTTCATACGAATGAAACTGGAAGCTGCACCTTGTGTCTTAATTTTGTCCCATTTAtaaaaagattttgaaaatgatgtcTTTTGATAAATTGTAGTCTTTGGaacctagttttcaacgccaccaaccactcTCAATTTGACTTtgtatagagttagatatggcATGATTTTGAAAACGCggcaaagctggaaactggaagCTTTATCCTTTCTTGCTGACCGAATggtcaaacctgttttgggaggttatatttcaaaaattttagtgtcatttaaccatcaattgcttattaaatgcTTCTGGAgccttggtttaaaaaatggagtgaattgaggttgatttcattggacaaaacctttggaaagaaagaaagagtgggttggcagatttgctttgaaaatttgatgaactttgatcattttgttaactgccttcccgtgCAAGTTTTTGCCTAAATTTTGGTATAGAAGTAGGTcatatatggaagtttaagtgtaccaaattttgtataatttcaatatcatttcgatatccaaatgatgccccaaagattgctcttcGAATCTGAAAATTTACTGATCTGTTTGCAAGATTCAGCTGACtttaaactgttatatcttgatgttcaaaactctgaatttagttccatttctcatgtttgaaaccttgtttggaactcttattgtgttacgaatttcaagggctgattcactttctgtaAATTATGTCGAATTTCCAAAGATTGCtagaaaaccaagactggttcaaacctATCTTTTTGgaactgaaattttgagatgaaaaatgaatgctttctgtTTGGAACCATGAAAAAgttcttctaagaacttttagtactttgagcctagtttccgatggtataaagttttccatttttggacatgccaaattcaagatctgatttttccaAGATTATCGTGCAAAAtggaaattttccgaattcttAAGAAATGAGTTATTGAGAACTTGTTCCTCTCTCTCGATATCGATAGACCGTTTTAAACTTGATATCACGAAGAGGCAAGGCTCTCTTGGgactttaaatcctcacttttggaCCTCGATTTTCGAGAGATTTAAAGTGCTCTTTCATGACATTATCTTAGTATTGCACAAGTGTATATTCTTCCTTGTTGGCAAGGGGTTTGTAAGTATTTGTGAgtgatagtcaattattatttCTTCAGGCGCTTAAGAgaatcttcaagagaatctcggagcggacgcctaaaagcttatttgctcacttactcacttttttgacttggtgagtgtcaagtgcatgatttgttgttgagcacttgaattgtttcttgtcaattatgtgaattagaattgtcgagacgagtgcgtactttatcgcactcattctcttttaaataaaattatgaTCGAATCTCGCTATGTGAATTGATAATCGACTTGTGTGAAGTGATGCTATTGTGAATCGGATTTGTTATCGTCCGTTGAAGCGTtgtctcatcgacttatatgtataatcgggggacgcccaaactcataggctaacCTTATGACTCGAGCCGgtatgggtttggtcgagaagtttggtgaaccatgagaaattCGTAAAGCTTGATCTATTTAAAAGATCtcacttggcatactcgaatagtatcgccTTTCTAaatgatgagcgggcccggaaCAGGAggtgtaacggtgaacgggatTCGTGAAGTAAGTGGTGTTTACGGACTAAATATACCTATCCGGTTGACGAAGTGTCATCACGTGAAGGTATATGATTGAGACTCAGCAAAGCATGTGAAATTTagttcctgagagctcccgtatcttTATTGAGTGTGTTTTATGTTAAATTGTGAATTATTTGAATGTTATAACTTTATTTCTTGCATAAGTgctattgttacttgaactatgtgttagCATGCTTTTTTTGACCTCACTGAGCATtaactcatcccattagttttattttccttgacAAGAGTTGAAATGGAAAGAATTATGGCGAAGCCAACTTGATggacttttgattagaattttgaatgtaattagttagatgacttttggaggttgtatattttggaaatgttgatgtacttttggtaaATTGTAATataagatttgaatattttaaggAAGCGaccttttctttatatttttgacTTTTAGTATTGATTGATTATTCATAAGTTGAATTCGTCTTATATCGAGTCCTGGCgggagttgggcaggcgttccgtggatacccttgggttcgcccttaggAGAAGTGGGAGCatcatagttggtatcagagcactaggtttagagatctatttgggagatATATTAGAAACTTTACCCTCGAAAATAGGAATGAGATAACTTAGTTATATCTTAAATAAAGTTTGGGCGAGTTAGTGACTTTAAGTTTCTGACCCAaaaattttgcttgttttgtagAAATGGAGAATGATAATGGAGGACACGCTGCTAATGGTAGTGGACATGCTAATGGCCACGTGGATTCTCCTAGACCTATTTACTATCGAGCACTTGGTGGAGGGGCTCGCGTTCGATTCTCGTCTTCTTCTAGGTTTCCCCGTTGTCTTTGTAGGGTGACGCACGCGTACCCTCATGTCCATTGACAatgagcgtcgtcagttggtgaataCCAACAGGGCCTTACTCCAGGAGGTCGAGGAGCTGAGCGCCATGGTGGACACTCAGGGTACTAGGATTGCGGAGCTAGAGGGGACGGTAGTCGTCAAGCTGGCTTGGACTGAGGCCCTCGTGATGAGGTTCAGAGCACTAGAGCTCGATTTATTAGGATAGGCGAGGAGCTCCGGGATCGGGATTCTGGGATTCTAGCTGACATCACTATGTTGATCGATGAGATGATGGATGCTATTCAGAGTCTGGTTCAGGTGGGCACTGAGGAGGAGCCTTTAGAGACGGATCCGGAGGAGAAGGTTCCGCCTGATAGTCCTGCTGAAGATTAGATTTGGAGTGAtaaatcttttgatttttgtagtTAGGATTAGTTGGGGTGGTGCTAGTtcaaaggccattgtatttttatTAACTgtatggcctacttttgaggcacttgaatATACTTTTGACGTGCATGACTAATTGCATTTTTGTGGcacttgtgtgctatatttttgtaaatgccccatgacttgctaattgtaggAACCTTAAAGTGTTGATATATGTTAGTTATTGTTATTTCCAATGTTTTCATATTGGCTcttattttaagtattttcttgcgtaattattttatttcttgcattatgtataACTAGGATCATGGACGGATGAAGGAGTGGCAGAGGTCGAGGGCGTGGGGCTAGGCAACCCCAACCTCAAGGGGATGATCAACGATCGGCAACCGGACCGATCCAGGGACAAGAAAATgtagagggtaaccaagtggttACTGTCATTAATCGGATGACCAATATCTTAGAACGATTAGCAAAGCGACAGGGTCCGGGGCCAATTAACCAATCTGGGGCCCAAGATAGAGAGGAGGATAGAGTCTtggagaggtttttgaaatttgctTCGCCTAAATTTATTCGGGGACCTGGTCCCGAGTTAGCGGAGAACTGGTTGGAACGAATGACTAATATTTTTGCTACCTTAGACTATACCGAAGaaaggcgagtgaactttgctgccttCTAATTTGAGAGCGTTGCACGTATTTGGCGGGACGTGATAAGAGGGTAGTGGGAAAGAGCGCAGACCCCTTTGACCTGGAAAAACTTCACGAAGGAGTTCAATGAGAAGTTTCTTTCGCCTCTGATCCAAGAGAAGTGGGAAGATGAATTCATAAAATTGAGACAAGGAACGTCTAGCGTGGCCGAGTATGAGGGGAAGTTCACTAAATTTTCTAAGTACGCTCCAAAATTGGTGATTAATGAGCGGAGAAGGATAAGGTGTTTTGTGCAAGAActtaatgtggagatccaggagggGTTGACAGCAGTCCAAATCTCTACGTTCACTGAAACCCTTATGAAAGCGCAAAGAGTTGAAAGCGTAAGGCTGCAAGTTAGGGACTTCCACACTAAGAAAAGGAACACTCCTAGTTACACTTATGGACAAGCCCATAAAAGTGCCCCACCTTCCAAGATGGGAAGAGGAACGGGAGAAGTAAGGACCTCTGGAGCTCCAAGAGGGTTTTTATGATGAGGAGGTCGTAGTGGGCAAGGTCAAGCGAGAGGAATACCTCATAGTGGTCAAGCCGTAATTTCTCAAGTTAGTTGTGGCTACTGTGGCAAGTCCAACCATACGaaaatgattgttggagaaaattggaaaaatactTGTATTGTAGCAGTACCAAGTACCAAATATCGAAATGCCCAAACGTACCAAAAGAACGAGGTACTACTCAAAGGCCTGAAAAGTCAACCGCTAAATAAACTAGTGCTGGAGAGAGTCGACCCAAGGTACCTGCTAGGATTTACGCATTGGACTATCAACAGATTCCTGATGCtactgaggtggttgaaggtacgatccctatttttcaccgtTTAGCTAAGATTTTAATTGATTCGGGTGCAACGCATTCTTTTGTAAGCCCTAATTTTATGATTGGAATAGATGTGAAACCAATTGAATTACCTTATGATTTGGAGGTTAGAACACCTATTGGGGAACAAAGTTTACTTGCTAATTTGGTGTATAGAGATTGCGAGATATGGGTTGGAGAACGGAAGTTACTGGCCGATTTGATGGGTTTAGATATTAAGGAGTATGATATCATCTTAGGAATAGACTGGTTAGCTCGTTACCATACTCAGTTGAATTGTAACACGAAAAAGGTAGAGTTGTGCATTCCAGGAGAGGcaatcctaaaaatggatgtaaggggtagattagtCTCATCTGctcttatttcaggaattcgaaCTAGAAAAATGTTGAGTAAGGGAGTTCAAGTatatttgacttttcttataaatactcctAATAATAAGATGAGATTGGAAGATATGTCTGTAGTGAAAGAGTATCCGGAtgtttttcctaaaaaaattaGAGTTTTTGCCTCCAAAAAAAGAGATAAcctttaagattgatgtgactccggGGGTAGCACTTATCTCTAAAATGCCATATAGAATGGCTCCAACTGAATTGAAAGAGTTGAAATTGCAGTTGCAGGATTTGTTAGAGCGAGACTTTATAAAAGAAAGTAATTTTCCGTGGGGAGCTCCGGTgttgtttgttaaaaaaaaagatgggagtttaaggTTGTGTATAGACTATCGAGATTTGAACGATGTTattattaagaataagtaccctttgccccacattgatgaattgtttgaccaattgcaaggggcagtAGTGTTCTCAAAGTTGGACCTCAGGCAGAGTTATTATCAGTtaaggattttggaaaaagataTACCTAAAACTGCCTTTAACTCGGGGTATGGACACTTTGAGTTCGCAATAATGCCGTTCGAATTGACTAATGCACCTGCAACTTTTATGAATTTAATGCACCGAATCTTTAAGCCTTATCTAGATCAGTTTGTAGTAGTATTCATCGATGATATACTTGTGTACTCTAAGATTTTGGAAGATCATAAGAAACATTTGAGAGTTATTTTACAAACTTTGAGAGAACATcagttgtatgctaagtttagcaaatgtgaaTTCTGGTTGAAAGAAGTAACTTTCTTGAgtcatataatttctaaggacgGAATTAAGGTGGATCCAGCCAAAGTTGAAGCAGTTTCTAAGTGGAAGCAACCGAAAAATCCtactgaaattcaaaattttatagggttagcagggtattaTCGGAGGTTTATCAAAGATTTTTTCTAAGATTGCTGGACTCATGAATGAGTTAACTAAGAAAAGTGAGAAATTTATATGGAGCTCGAAATGTAAagaaagttttcaggagttaaagagaCGGTTGATGAGCGTACCTGTATTAGTTTTACCTAACGGAAAGGATAGCTTTGTGGTCTATACAGATGCTTCCAAAAAAGGTTTGGGGTGTGTATTGATGCAGAATAATAAGATGATTgcgtatgcctctaggaaattaaagCTGCAAGAGAGAAActacccaactcatgatttAGAGTTAGCGGCTGTAGTGTTTGtattgaagaaatggagacattacctatatggaGTGATATTTGAGGTTTTCACGGATCACAAGAGTTTTAAatatttgttttctcaaaaagagttgaatttgagacaacgtatatggatgaaatttttggaagattatgattgcacaATAAATTATCATCCAAGAAAAGCCAATGTAATGGCCGATGCTTTAAGTCGTCAAGTGCAAGCggcaggattgatgattaaagaattGCACTTGTTGGAAGAGGTTAGTTGTTGGAATCCTTGACTTGAACCGAGAAAAGTGATCCTTGGGAATATTGTCGTGAAATCCACTTTGTTGGAACATATCAAGGAAGCACAAGAGAAGgaccctgaagtgcaaaagtgattggagaaagtcaaaaagggagaaaagtcaGATTTTAATTTGGGAGTGAATGGCGTACTAAGATTTCGGAATCGTATAGTAGTGCCAAAGGACGAAAGGCTTAAGAAGGAAATCTTGGAAGAAGCACTCCGATTTAAGTACACGATACAtcttggagggaataaaatgtaccaggacttgaagagtttgtactggtgggagaacatgaaaaagaaaattgcccaGTTTATCCAAACTTGTTTGATTTGCCAGCAGGTTAAAGCCGAGAATCAGAAACCATCTGGCCTATTGCAACCTTTAGAGATACTTGAGTGGAAGTGAGAAAATATcaccatgaattttgtatcCGGATTACCTAGGACACAAAGAGGTCACGACGCCATTTGGGTAATAATGGATAGACTGACCAAATCTGCTTATTTTCTATCGATTAGTATGAAATACTCACTGGAAAAGTTAGTGAAACTGTATTTGGATAAAATTATAAGGTTACATGGTATACCAATAAGTATTGTGTCCGATCGAGACTCTAAGTTTGTTTCTCGATTCTGACAGAAAATGCAAGAAGTattggggactaaattgaattttatcACCACTTACCACCcacagactgatggacaattaGAGAGaagattcaaactcttgaggacatgttgaaaacctgtattttggattttggagagagttggagtaagtatttgacattggtggagtttgcttataataatagtttccattcatccattcaaatggctccgtacgaagctctttCTGGCCAGAGGTGTAggtctccgatttgttgggatgaagtaggtgaacgaaaGATTTTAGACTCAACTGCAGTGCATTGGATTGAAGAGGCGAGAGAAAAAGTGAAGTTAATACGCCAGAGAATTCAAACCATACAGAGTCGTCAGAAGAGCTATGCAGACAATCGAAGGAAGGATTTAGAATTTGCGGTTGGAGATCAAGTTTTCCTTAAGATCACTCCTCTGAAAATGAGTCTGATgacaggaaaaggaaagaagttgcAACCTAGATTCGTAGGGTCTTATAAGATTCTTCAACGTGTAGGAAATGTGGCTTATAAGTTAGAATTGCCACCAAATTTATCTTGGATCCATAACGTTTTTCATGTATCCATgctcaagaaatatcatccagatcCGTCTCATGTCCTGCAACCGGAAAATGTTGAGATCGACGAGGCACTGACCTATAAGGAGAAACCAATAAAGCTTCTAGATTGTAAGGTGAAAGAACTGAGGAATAAGGGAATCCCATTGGTGAAAGTTCTGAGGAGAAACCACGGACTAGAGGAAGCAAGTTGGGAAGTAGAAGAAGAAATCCGAGAAAAAATTCAGATCTATTTCCAgatcaaggtatgaatttcgtggatgaaattctcttaagggcgAGAGGATGTGAGAATTCAtgtttttattcataaaatagtcattttttataattatttaccctagagttagttaattatattatcgttgcatgaattgcttttaaatttcgctttatcgcgcgcaAGTCGAAAGTTTGCGTATATCATGTCGGAACGACTAAGTGGGGATTTGATAAATTTATACTAGACTCTTAAGAGTGAGTAAttacagtgttaaaggaattacattggaggattagtgcactagtgcaacaaacaagagagaaaagtggtgGTACGGAACACTATTCAacaactattcaaagttgactttggcAACTCTTTTTACTGCTTTATCCCTCCAATCTTCCCTCACAAGCCAAACACACACaactcactctctctctcctcttgtTCGGCCGAGACAACAAGGAAGAAAGGAGGAGGAAAGCTTCacaaatcttgctccaatcttgctccaaatcttcATCCAACTTCCACACCTCTTGGAAATCAACTCTAGCTTGAAGAAAGACAACCTCTTGTGGAGTTTCTTGGGAAGTTTTTggtggaaaaatctgatttcaTCTAGGGTTTAAAGAGGTAACATTCATCTCCTTTAATCTTTCCAATTTCTTCAAGATTGAAGGTTAGTTTACATGGGTttacaaccctaagcaagaaaataGGTTAGAGCACTTGAGGAAACCATTTACCTTGCTTTAATCTCTAGGCTAGCGGTCTTGAGGAGGCTTGTAGGTAGCTGCCTTGAGGATATGTTGATTAGTTAATGTTGTTTGTGTGATGAATGAAAGGATTATGGttagaaaatggagagaaagttggaaaattttggaggtTGAGTTGGCCGAAAAATTCTGTCCATGttgttcaatttttattttgaaattttgatacttggatgactgtgaaattgatgaatatgtGTTGTATATTGTGTCTACAAAATGCCTTCCAAAAATTGTTtcatttggttgcacaaaacttgagttttggcaaggttcaaatctggaaaaacgtATAGCAGGGGTACTCGGACAGTGTTATTTGTTCGAACGTAACTCTTTGTACCAAAGtacaaaattgagtgccatttatggcattcaaaactagacattcatagctttccaatggtataaaaatctCCTGCTGGTTCATTTTGAGTGAACCGCAGTGAGTCGGCAAAGTTGGCTGTTCTGTTTGGCTGTTCATACGAATGAAACTGGAAGCTGCACCTTGTGGCTTAATTTTGTCCCATTTATAAAAAGATTTTCATAATGATGTATTTTGATAAATTGTAGCCTttggaacctagtttccaacgccaccaaccactcTCAATTTGACTTTGTATAGAGTTATATATGGCTTGATTTTGAAAACGCGGCAAAGCTGGAAACTGAAAGCTTTATCCTTTCTTGCTGACTGAATggtcaaacctgttttgggaggttatatttcaaaaattttagtgtcatttaaccatcaattgcttattaaatgtttctggaaccttggtttaaaaaatggagtgaattgaggttgatttcgttggacaaaacctttggaaaaaaagaaagagtgggttggcagatttgctttgaaaatttcataaattttggtcattttgttaactgccttcccgtTCAATTTTTTGCCTAAATTTTGGTATAGAAGTAGTCCATATATGGAcatttaagtgtaccaaattttgTGTAATTTCAATGTcatttcgatatccaaatgatgccccaaagattgctcttcaaatctggaaatttactGATCAGTTTGCAAGATTCAGCTGACtttaaactgttatatcttgatgttcaaaactctgaatttagttccatttctcatgtttgaaaccttgtttggaactcttattgtgttacaaatttcaagggctgattcactttctgtaAATTATGTCGAATTTCCAAAGATTGCTataaaaccaagactggttcaaacctatcttcttggaactgaaattttgagatgaaaaatgaatgctttctgtTTGGAACCATGAAAAAGTGTTTTCTAAgaatttttagtactttgaacgtagtttccgacggtataaagttttccatttttggagaTGCAAAACCCAAGATCTGATTTTCCCAAGATTGTCGTGCAAAACGAAAATTTTTCGAATTCTtaagaaatgagtttttgagaacTTGTTACTCTCTCTCGATATCGATAGACCATTTTAAACTCGATATCATGAAGAGGCATGTCTCTCTTGGgactttaaatcctcacttttggaCCTCGATTTTCGAGAGATTTAAAGTTCTCTTTCATGACATTGTCTTAGTATTGCACAAGTATACATTCTTCCTTGTTGGCAAGGGGTTTGTAAGTATTTGTGAgtgatagtcaattattatttCTTCAGGGGCTTAAGAgaatcttcaagagaatctcggagcggacgcctaaaagcttatttgctcacttactcacttttttgacttggtgagtgtcaagtgcatgatttaTTGTTGTGCACGTGAATTGCTTCTTGTCAATTATGTGAATTAGAAttgtcgagacgagtgtgtactttatcgcactcattctcTTTTAAATGAAATTATGATCGAATCTCGCTACGTGAATTGATAATCGACTTGTGTGAAGTGATGCTATTGTGAATCGTATTTGTGATCATCAGttggagcgttgtctcatcgacttatatgtATAATcaggggacgcccaaactcatagactaaccttgtgactcgagccggtatgggcttggtcgagaagcttggtgaaccatgagaaattcgtaaagcttgatctatttaagagatctcgcttggcatactcgagtagtatcgcctttcTAAATGATGAGCGTGCCCGGaacagggggtgtaacggtgaacgggatTCGTGAAGTAAGTGGTGTCTACGGACTAAATATACCTAcccagttgacggagtgtcatcacgtgaAGGTATATGATTGAGACTCggcaaagcaagtgaaatttagttcttgagagctcccgtatctttattgagtgtgttttatgttaaattatgaattatttgaatgttatagctttatttcttgcataagtgctattgctacttgaactatgtgtttgcatgcttttcttgacctcactgagcattagctcatcccattag
This portion of the Coffea arabica cultivar ET-39 chromosome 2e, Coffea Arabica ET-39 HiFi, whole genome shotgun sequence genome encodes:
- the LOC113729215 gene encoding uncharacterized protein, giving the protein MAPYEALSGQRCRSPICWDEVGERKILDSTAVHWIEEAREKVKLIRQRIQTIQSRQKSYADNRRKDLEFAVGDQVFLKITPLKMSLMTGKGKKLQPRFVGSYKILQRVGNVAYKLELPPNLSWIHNVFHVSMLKKYHPDPSHVLQPENVEIDEALTYKEKPIKLLDCKVKELRNKGIPLVKVLRRNHGLEEASWEVEEEIREKIQIYFQIKV